In Hydractinia symbiolongicarpus strain clone_291-10 chromosome 13, HSymV2.1, whole genome shotgun sequence, a single genomic region encodes these proteins:
- the LOC130623101 gene encoding D(2) dopamine receptor A-like gives MVNKSVNYSIQHNEKIQQQHQQEIIYAVTFGVTMALILVGNILTCLVFCIQRNLRTAMNYFIIFLAFSDIFVALVPMPIYLYFIIKKTWPPMIQSDTFALLDVITCVSSIGNLTAISIDRYYAVVYPLKHRAYMTKRKSLFIIAFVWICSVTIALTNNLLGWVKYTYFAMLLGVLFPFIFMIFAYVSIFYTVKKSRKVSKRSVAREWKVARTILIAITVFFLCWIPFLVVNLYIVMTMNPVSRVLVYGVKWLHYFNSCCNPIIYGLFHDQFATAIKVFLRKCLGKPDTPLRRGANTRQNLQ, from the coding sequence ATGGTTAACAAATCAGTTAATTATTCGatacagcacaatgaaaaaatacAGCAGCAACACCAACAAGAGATAATATACGCTGTAACTTTTGGCGTGACCATGGCTCTTATTTTGGTTGGCAATATACTCACTTGTCTTGTTTTTTGTATTCAACGAAATTTACGAACTGCTATGAACTATTTTATCATATTCTTAGCATTCAGCGATATATTTGTTGCGTTGGTTCCCATGCCGATTTACTTGTACTTTATCATAAAGAAAACCTGGCCACCAATGATACAAAGTGACACGTTTGCATTGCTTGACGTAATCACATGCGTATCATCTATTGGAAACTTAACTGCGATAAGTATTGACAGATACTATGCAGTTGTCTATCCCCTTAAACACAGAGCATACATGACGAAaagaaaatctttatttattattGCATTTGTTTGGATTTGTAGTGTGACCATTGCTTTAACCAACAACCTACTTGGATGGGTGAAATATACATACTTTGCTATGTTACTAGGTGTGCTGTTTCCCTTTATTTTCATGATCTTTGCGTATGTTTCGATTTTTTACACGGTAAAAAAGAGTCGAAAAGTGTCGAAAAGATCAGTGGCAAGGGAATGGAAGGTAGCTAGGACAATTTTAATTGCTATCACTGTCTTCTTCCTGTGTTGGATACCGTTCTTAGTTGTGAATCTCTACATAGTAATGACAATGAATCCAGTTTCACGAGTTCTTGTCTACGGCGTAAAATGGCTACATTATTTTAACAGTTGCTGTAATCCGATTATTTATGGATTATTTCATGATCAATTCGCAACAgcgattaaagtttttttgaggaAGTGCTTAGGAAAGCCGGATACACCTTTAAGAAGGGGAGCCAATACCCGGCAAAACTTACAATGA
- the LOC130623006 gene encoding uncharacterized protein LOC130623006, whose product MSEEQRKAVAAIIIATTLLPTNFSKPKVTRRIWVEEWMKKRKSIGVYDNLVQELRLYDEESFRKYLRMSPDIYELLLEKVRSKLTKKTTHLRKPLEPELKLTITLRFLATGENFTSLHHHYSVGISTIATFIPQVCQALYDTLKDDFLKFPENKDDWLEIASEFETMWQFPNCIGAMDGKHIALYHPKLSGSTYYNYKGFFSLVLLGIIDARYRFIFVDIGCQGRLSDGGVFRQCEFFRGLSTNSIDLPERRKLPNISGIDDSFLNPECDQPLLPYVLVADDAFPLTEYCMKPYAQKGLTESKRIFNYRLSRARRTSENAFGILVNRFRCLTAKLNFLLHNMLCTMSMQTYTNAEGPEIKDNIFNNLSSLSPMEGTKSRNFSTRAENIQNSFSDYFQGIGQVHWQWNQVYGQ is encoded by the exons ATGTCTGAGGAACAGAGAAAAGCGGTTGCTGCGATTATTATTGCTACAACTTTACTTCCGACAAACTTTTCCAAACCTAAGGTTACGCGTAGAATTTGGGTGGAGGAGTGGATGAAAAAACGAAAATCGATCGGTGTTTACGATAACTTAGTGCAAGAACTACGTTTGTATGACGAAGAGAGTTTCCGCAAATACCTGCGAATGAGCCCAGACATATATGAg CTTTTACTTGAGAAAGTCAGAAGTAAATTAACGAAGAAGACAACGCATTTACGGAAACCTTTGGAGCCGGAGTTGAAGCTGACAATAACTTTGCGCTTTCTCGCTACTGGGGAGAATTTTACTAGCTTACATCATCACTATTCTGTTGGTATTTCAACCATTGCCACATTTATTCCTCAGGTTTGTCAAGCATTATATGATACACTAAAAGATGATTTCCTCAAGTTCCCCGAAAACAAAGACGACTGGCTTGAAATTGCATCTGAATTCGAAACGATGTGGCAATTTCCAAATTGCATTGGGGCAATGGATGGAAAACATATTGCTCTGTACCATCCTAAGCTTAGCGGTTCAACATACTACAACTACAAAGGTTTTTTCAGTTTAGTTTTACTAGGTATCATTGATGCGCGTTATCGATTTATTTTTGTCGATATCGGCTGCCAGGGACGTCTGAGCGATGGTGGAGTTTTCAGGCAGTGTGAATTTTTCAGAGGATTATCTACAAACAGCATAGATTTACCAGAAAGGAGAAAACTGCCAAACATATCTGGAATTGATGATTCCTTCCTTAACCCTGAGTGTGACCAGCCACTCTTGCCATACGTTCTAGTTGCTGATGATGCTTTTCCCTTAACTGAGTATTGCATGAAACCTTACGCACAGAAAGGACTTACTGAGTCAAAGCGCATATTCAACTATCGTTTATCACGTGCAAGAAGAACAAGTGAAAACGCTTTTGGAATACTTGTAAATCGGTTTCGCTGCCTCactgcaaaattaaattttttgctaCATAATATGCTGTGTACTATGTCTATGCAAACGTATACAAACGCGGAGGGACCGGAAATcaaagataatatttttaacaacctATCAAGTCTGTCCCCGATGGAAGGAACAAAATCAAGAAACTTTAGCACACGCgcagaaaatattcaaaattctTTCAGTGATTATTTTCAAGGTATAGGTCAGGTGCATTGGCAATGGAATCAAGTATACGGACAATAG
- the LOC130623007 gene encoding E3 ubiquitin-protein ligase TRIM33-like: protein MDDAPVELEVAPAVEPAPPFAVDVQPNPENPVPAVEDAPLDAANIDLENNNGAEHNNTGEKPDNVKNVNLDCSVCNDRFKDPKLLSCMHTFCMECLRPVHREYNGMMAVQCMSCSTITQVDDLETLPSNLLAKNLVEAIQAMNEENSKETQCDDCEEDVPTTYCLVCHQKLCDACVLDHKRKRKFKGHNMALLKDVTQEELVRSFYHLCKKHGKELELYCETCDAVVCQTCTRSRQHIDHRHLLLEEIVGEKKEILEIILKTTKEKELATLKAIDDAERENLELMQTKERSILEIKSVFEIMRAHLLEQETKLIDEINHIFNDGVTSIAKSKGITTAFSNCMTYFETLEKNGMDTEFMYVFRDLKSHLESISSSLEGNSIQLTSVILEKREDYPPEQSFQILSEEYVKCLNRNQQNHHFPQNEQ from the exons ATGGATGATGCTCCCGTTGAATTAGAAGTGGCACCTGCAGTGGAACCAGCGCCACCATTTGCAGTGGACGTTCAACCTAATCCAGAAAACCCAGTTCCTGCTGTTGAAGATGCCCCTCTTGATGCTGCAAATATAGATCTGGAGAATAATAATGGTGCTGAACATAATAACACTGGAGAAAAGCCtgataatgtaaaaaatgttaacCTTGATTGCAGTGTTTGTAATGATCGATTCAAAGATCCGAAATTATTAAGTTGCATGCACACGTTTTGCATGGAGTGTCTCAGACCTGTACATAGGGAATACAATGGTATGATGGCAGTGCAATGTATGTCATGTAGCACAATCACCCAG GTTGATGATCTTGAGACACTACCATCAAATTTACTTGCTAAAAACCTGGTCGAAGCCATTCAAGCTATGAATGAGGAAAATAGTAAAGAAACGCAATGCGATGATTGTGAAGAAGATGTGCCAACTACATATTGCCTTGTCTGTCATCAAAAACTTTGTGATGCATGTGTACTTGATCACAAACGTAAACGAAAATTTAAAGGTCACAATATGGCACTATTGAAAGATGTGACGCAAGAGGAGCTGGTGAGAAGTTTTTACCATCTTTGCAAGAAACATGGTAAAGAGTTGGAGTTATATTGTGAGACTTGCGATGCTGTTGTATGCCAAACTTGTACGAGAAGTAGGCAACATATTGACCACCGTCATCTTCTACTTGAAGAAATTGTTGGTGAGAAAAAGGAGATTTTAGAGATTATACTCAAAACCACAAAGGAGAAAGAATTGGCTACTTTGAAGGCTATAGATGATGCAGAAAGGGAAAACTTAGAGTTGATGCAAACTAAGGAGAGGTCCATTTTGGAAATAAAAAGTGTTTTTGAAATCATGAGGGCTCATTTGTTGGAGCAAGAAACGAAACTGATTGATGAAATTAACCATATTTTTAACGATGGTGTCACATCGATTGCGAAATCCAAAGGGATTACTACAGCATTTTCGAATTGCATGACTTATTTTGAAACACTGGAGAAGAATGGAATGGACACTGAATTTATGTACGTTTTTCGAGATTTAAAATCACATTTGGAGTCAATTTCGAGCAGTCTGGAAGGAAACTCTATTCAGTTGACCTCAGTGATTTTGGAAAAAAGAGAAGATTACCCTCCGGAGCAGTCCTTTCAAATACTTTCAGAGGAGTATGTCAAATGCTTAAATCGAAACCAACAAAATCATCATTTCCCACAAAAcgaacaataa